The following proteins are encoded in a genomic region of Streptococcus gwangjuense:
- a CDS encoding formate/nitrite transporter family protein, with translation MVSSEFISKIEFACKKKESLYSQSKFKYAIRSMFAGAFLTFSTAAGAVGADLINKIAPGSGRFLFPFVFAWGLAYIVFLNAELVTSNMMFLTAGSFLKKISWRKTAEILLYCTLFNLIGALIAGWGFAHSAAYAHLTHDSFISGVVEMKLGRSNELILLEAILANIFVNIAILSFVLVKDGGAKLWLVLSAIYMFVFLTNEHIAANFASFAIVKFSVAADSIANFGVGNMLRHWGVTFIGNFIGGGLLMGLPYAFLNKNEDTYVD, from the coding sequence ATGGTTTCTTCAGAATTTATCTCAAAGATTGAATTTGCTTGCAAGAAGAAAGAAAGTCTTTATAGTCAAAGCAAATTTAAGTATGCGATTCGTTCGATGTTCGCAGGTGCATTTTTAACCTTCAGTACAGCTGCAGGTGCAGTTGGAGCTGACTTGATTAATAAAATTGCACCGGGTAGTGGACGCTTCCTATTCCCATTTGTCTTTGCTTGGGGATTGGCCTACATTGTTTTCTTGAATGCCGAGTTGGTAACATCAAACATGATGTTCTTAACTGCTGGTAGTTTCTTGAAAAAAATCTCTTGGAGAAAAACAGCTGAGATTTTACTTTACTGTACCTTGTTCAACCTTATCGGGGCCTTGATAGCAGGTTGGGGCTTTGCTCATTCGGCAGCCTATGCACATCTAACTCACGATAGCTTCATCTCAGGTGTTGTTGAGATGAAGTTAGGCCGTTCAAATGAATTAATCTTGCTTGAGGCGATTTTGGCAAATATTTTCGTTAATATTGCGATTCTTTCATTTGTTTTGGTCAAAGATGGTGGTGCTAAACTATGGCTCGTTTTATCAGCGATTTACATGTTTGTATTCTTAACAAACGAGCACATCGCTGCGAACTTTGCTTCTTTCGCGATTGTAAAATTCAGTGTTGCTGCTGATTCAATTGCTAACTTCGGTGTTGGAAATATGCTTCGTCACTGGGGTGTAACCTTCATTGGAAACTTTATCGGAGGAGGCCTCTTGATGGGTCTTCCATATGCCTTCCTCAATAAAAATGAAGATACTTACGTAGATTAA
- the udk gene encoding uridine kinase, giving the protein MQNRPIIIGVTGGSGGGKTSVSRAILSHFPDEKISMIEHDSYYKDQSHLTFEERVKTNYDHPFAFDTDLMIEQIKELLAGRPVDIPTYDYTEHTRSSKTYRQEPQDVFIVEGILVLEDKRLRDLMDIKIFVDTDDDVRIIRRIKRDMEERGRSLDSVIDQYLGVVKPMYHQFIEPTKRYADIVIPEGVSNIVAIDLLTTKIAKILEEARNSK; this is encoded by the coding sequence ATGCAAAATAGACCAATCATTATCGGAGTGACAGGTGGTTCTGGTGGTGGTAAGACCAGTGTTTCAAGAGCCATTTTATCGCATTTTCCTGATGAAAAGATTTCCATGATTGAGCATGATTCATACTACAAGGATCAGTCTCATTTGACCTTTGAAGAGCGTGTCAAAACCAACTACGACCATCCTTTTGCCTTTGATACAGACTTGATGATCGAGCAGATTAAGGAATTGTTGGCAGGGCGTCCGGTGGACATCCCGACCTATGACTATACAGAGCATACACGAAGTAGCAAGACCTATCGTCAAGAACCTCAAGATGTCTTTATCGTTGAGGGGATTTTGGTCTTGGAGGACAAGCGTCTGCGCGATTTGATGGATATTAAGATTTTTGTGGATACGGATGATGATGTGCGCATTATTCGTCGTATCAAGCGTGATATGGAAGAGCGTGGCCGTAGCCTTGATAGTGTTATTGACCAGTATTTAGGCGTAGTCAAACCTATGTACCATCAGTTTATCGAGCCAACTAAGCGTTATGCTGATATCGTCATTCCTGAAGGGGTCAGCAATATAGTGGCTATCGACCTGTTGACAACCAAGATTGCAAAGATTTTGGAAGAAGCTCGAAACAGTAAATAA
- a CDS encoding tetratricopeptide repeat protein: MNNSQQMLQALEEQDLTKAEHYFAKALENDPSDLLYELATYLEGIGFYPQAKEIYLKIVEDFPEVHLNLAAIASEDGQIEEAFAYLEEIQADSDWYVSALALKADLYQMEGLTDVAREKLLEALSYSEDPLLILGLAELDSELENYQEAIQGYAQLDNRTIYEQTGISTYQRIGFAYAQLGKFETATEFLEKALELEYDDLTAFELASLYFDREEYQKAVLYFKQLDTISPDFEGYEYGYSQALHKEHQVQEALRITKQGLEKNPFETRLLLAASQFSYELHDASGAENYLLTAKEDAEDTEEILLRLATIYLEQERYEDILDLQNDEPENLLTKWMIARSYQEMDDLDTAYEHYQGLAGDLKDNPEFLEHYIYLLRELGYFEEAKVNAQAYLKLVPDDVQMQELYERLQE, from the coding sequence GTGAACAATAGTCAACAGATGTTACAGGCTTTGGAGGAGCAAGACTTAACCAAGGCTGAGCATTATTTCGCTAAAGCTTTAGAAAATGATCCAAGTGACCTTCTGTATGAGTTAGCTACTTATCTTGAAGGAATTGGTTTTTATCCTCAGGCCAAGGAAATTTACCTGAAAATCGTAGAGGACTTTCCAGAGGTTCATCTTAATCTAGCAGCTATTGCTAGCGAGGATGGTCAAATCGAGGAAGCCTTTGCCTATCTAGAGGAAATACAAGCTGACAGTGACTGGTATGTTTCGGCTTTGGCGCTTAAGGCAGACCTTTACCAGATGGAAGGTTTGACAGATGTGGCGCGTGAGAAATTACTAGAAGCCTTGAGCTATTCAGAGGATCCACTCTTGATATTGGGCTTGGCAGAGTTGGATAGTGAGTTGGAAAATTACCAAGAAGCTATTCAAGGCTATGCCCAGTTAGATAATCGTACTATTTATGAGCAAACAGGCATTTCTACCTATCAACGGATTGGCTTTGCCTATGCCCAGTTAGGGAAATTTGAAACAGCTACAGAGTTTTTAGAAAAAGCCCTGGAGTTAGAATACGATGACCTAACAGCTTTTGAGTTGGCCAGTCTTTACTTTGATAGAGAAGAATACCAAAAAGCTGTCCTCTACTTTAAGCAACTTGATACCATTTCACCTGATTTTGAAGGATATGAGTATGGTTACAGTCAGGCCTTACATAAGGAACATCAAGTTCAAGAAGCCCTGCGTATCACTAAGCAAGGCTTAGAGAAAAATCCCTTTGAAACTCGCCTCTTGCTGGCTGCTTCACAATTCTCTTATGAATTGCATGATGCCAGTGGTGCAGAAAACTACCTCCTTACTGCAAAAGAAGACGCTGAGGATACGGAAGAAATCTTACTCCGTCTAGCCACTATTTATCTAGAACAGGAACGTTATGAGGACATTCTAGACTTGCAAAATGATGAGCCAGAGAATCTTTTGACCAAGTGGATGATTGCTCGTTCCTATCAAGAAATGGACGATTTGGATACTGCCTACGAGCATTATCAAGGGTTGGCAGGAGATTTAAAGGACAATCCAGAGTTTCTGGAACACTATATCTATCTCTTGCGTGAATTGGGTTATTTTGAAGAAGCAAAAGTCAATGCGCAAGCTTACTTAAAACTGGTTCCAGATGATGTGCAAATGCAAGAATTGTATGAGAGATTGCAGGAATAA
- a CDS encoding L-lactate dehydrogenase, which yields MTSTKQHKKVILVGDGAVGSSYAFALVNQGIAQELGIIEIPQLHEKAVGDALDLSHALAFTSPKKIYAAQYSDCADADLVVITAGAPQKPGETRLDLVGKNLAINKSIVTQVVESGFKGIFLVAANPVDVLTYSTWKFSGFPKERVIGSGTSLDSARFRQALAEKLDVDARSVHAYIMGEHGDSEFAVWSHANIAGVNLEEFLKDTQNVQEAELIELFEGVRDAAYTIINKKGATYYGIAVALARITKAILDDENAVLPLSVFQEGQYGVKNVFIGQPAVVGAHGIVRPVNIPLNDAETQKMQASAKELQAIIDEAWKNPEFQEASKN from the coding sequence ATGACTTCAACTAAACAACACAAAAAAGTTATCCTTGTCGGTGATGGTGCTGTAGGTTCTTCTTACGCTTTTGCACTTGTTAACCAAGGAATTGCACAAGAGCTTGGAATTATCGAAATTCCACAATTGCATGAAAAAGCTGTTGGTGACGCGCTTGACCTTAGTCACGCCCTTGCTTTCACTTCACCTAAAAAAATCTATGCAGCTCAATACTCTGACTGTGCAGACGCTGACCTTGTTGTGATTACTGCAGGTGCGCCTCAAAAACCAGGTGAAACTCGTCTTGACCTTGTAGGTAAAAACCTTGCTATCAACAAATCAATCGTAACTCAAGTTGTTGAATCAGGTTTCAAAGGTATCTTCCTTGTTGCTGCTAACCCAGTTGACGTCTTGACTTACTCAACTTGGAAATTCTCTGGATTCCCTAAAGAACGCGTTATCGGTTCAGGAACTTCACTTGACTCAGCTCGTTTCCGTCAAGCACTTGCTGAAAAATTGGATGTTGATGCTCGTTCAGTGCACGCCTACATCATGGGTGAACACGGTGACTCTGAGTTCGCTGTTTGGTCACACGCTAACATCGCTGGTGTAAACCTTGAAGAATTCCTTAAAGACACTCAAAATGTTCAAGAAGCTGAATTGATTGAATTGTTCGAAGGTGTTCGTGACGCAGCTTACACAATCATCAACAAAAAAGGTGCAACATACTACGGTATCGCAGTAGCTCTTGCTCGTATTACTAAAGCAATCCTTGACGATGAAAACGCAGTACTTCCACTTTCAGTATTCCAAGAAGGTCAATACGGAGTTAAAAACGTCTTTATCGGTCAACCAGCTGTTGTTGGGGCACATGGTATTGTTCGTCCAGTAAATATCCCATTGAACGACGCAGAAACTCAAAAAATGCAAGCATCTGCTAAAGAATTACAAGCTATCATTGACGAAGCATGGAAAAACCCAGAATTCCAAGAAGCTTCTAAAAACTAA
- the gyrA gene encoding DNA gyrase subunit A — translation MQDRNLVNVNLTKEMKTSFIDYAMSVIVARALPDVRDGLKPVHRRILYGMNELGVTPDKPHKKSARITGDVMGKYHPHGDSSIYEAMVRMAQWWSYRYMLVDGHGNFGSMDGDGAAAQRYTEARMSKIALEMLRDINKNTVDFVDNYDANEREPLVLPARFPNLLVNGATGIAVGMATNIPPHNLGETIDAVKLVMDNPEVTTKDLMEVLPGPDFPTGALVMGKSGIHKAYETGKGSIVLRSRTEIEETKTGRERIVVTEFPYMVNKTKVHEHIVRLVQEKRIEGITAVRDESNREGVRFVIEVKRDASANVILNNLFKMTQMQTNFGFNMLAIQNGVPKILSLRQILDAYIEHQKEVVVRRTRFDKEKAEARAHILEGLLIALDHIDEVIRIIRASETDAEAQAELMSKFKLSERQSQAILDMRLRRLTGLERDKIQSEYDDLLALIADLADILAKPERVSQIIKDELDEVKRKFGDQRRTELMVGEVLSLEDEDLIEEADVLITLSNKGYIKRLDQGEFTAQKRGGRGVQGTGVKDDDFVRELVSTSTHDHLLFFTNKGRVYRLKGYEIPEYGRTAKGLPIVNLLKLDEGESIQTIINVESERSDDAYLFFTTRHGIVKRTSVKEFANIRQNGLKALNLKDEDELINVLLTEEDTDIIIGTKFGYAVRFNQSAVRGMSRIATGVKGVNLRDGDTVVGASVITDQDEVLIITEKGYGKRTVATEYPTKGRGGKGMQTAKITEKNGSLAGLMTVKGDEDLMIITDTGVMIRTNVANISQTGRSTMGVKVMRLDQDAKIVTFTTVAAAEKEEVGTENETEGEA, via the coding sequence ATGCAGGATAGAAATTTAGTGAATGTCAATCTGACAAAGGAGATGAAGACGAGCTTTATCGACTACGCCATGAGTGTTATCGTAGCGCGGGCCCTTCCTGATGTTCGAGATGGCTTGAAACCTGTTCACCGTCGGATTCTCTACGGAATGAATGAACTGGGTGTTACTCCAGACAAACCTCATAAAAAATCTGCTCGTATTACAGGGGATGTTATGGGTAAATATCACCCACACGGGGATTCCTCTATCTATGAAGCCATGGTCCGTATGGCTCAATGGTGGAGTTACCGTTACATGCTTGTAGATGGTCATGGGAACTTTGGTTCCATGGATGGTGATGGTGCTGCCGCCCAGCGTTATACTGAGGCACGTATGAGCAAGATTGCTCTGGAGATGCTTCGTGATATCAATAAAAATACGGTTGATTTCGTTGATAACTATGATGCCAATGAACGTGAACCTTTAGTCCTTCCAGCTCGTTTTCCAAATCTTTTAGTTAATGGAGCTACTGGTATCGCTGTCGGTATGGCGACCAATATTCCACCTCATAACTTGGGTGAAACTATTGATGCTGTGAAGTTGGTCATGGACAATCCTGAAGTGACCACTAAGGATTTGATGGAAGTCTTGCCTGGGCCAGATTTTCCAACTGGTGCCCTGGTTATGGGGAAATCAGGCATTCATAAGGCTTACGAAACTGGTAAAGGTTCTATTGTTCTTCGTTCTCGTACTGAAATTGAAGAAACTAAGACTGGCCGTGAGCGCATCGTTGTAACAGAATTTCCTTACATGGTCAATAAAACAAAGGTGCATGAGCATATTGTTCGTTTGGTTCAGGAAAAACGCATTGAGGGCATCACAGCAGTCCGTGATGAGTCAAACCGTGAAGGAGTTCGTTTCGTAATCGAGGTCAAACGAGATGCATCCGCAAATGTTATCCTCAATAACCTCTTCAAGATGACCCAGATGCAAACCAACTTTGGTTTCAATATGCTTGCTATCCAAAATGGGGTGCCGAAGATTTTGTCTCTTCGTCAGATTTTGGATGCTTATATCGAACACCAAAAAGAAGTGGTTGTTCGTCGTACTCGTTTTGATAAGGAAAAAGCAGAAGCGCGTGCTCATATTTTAGAAGGTCTCTTGATTGCGCTAGACCACATCGACGAAGTGATTCGTATCATCCGTGCTAGTGAAACGGATGCGGAAGCACAAGCTGAGTTGATGAGTAAATTCAAGTTATCTGAACGTCAAAGTCAAGCCATTCTTGATATGCGTCTTCGTCGTTTGACAGGTTTGGAACGTGATAAGATTCAGTCTGAGTATGATGATCTCTTGGCTCTGATTGCCGATTTAGCAGATATTCTTGCTAAGCCGGAACGTGTTTCACAGATCATCAAAGATGAATTAGACGAAGTTAAGCGTAAATTTGGTGACCAACGTCGTACTGAATTGATGGTTGGTGAGGTCTTGAGTCTTGAAGATGAGGATCTAATTGAAGAAGCTGATGTCTTAATTACACTGTCTAACAAGGGTTACATCAAACGTCTGGACCAAGGCGAATTTACTGCTCAAAAACGTGGGGGGCGCGGTGTTCAAGGTACAGGTGTTAAGGATGACGATTTTGTTCGTGAGTTAGTATCAACTAGCACGCATGATCATTTGCTCTTCTTTACAAATAAAGGACGTGTTTATCGTCTTAAAGGTTATGAAATTCCTGAATATGGCCGTACAGCCAAGGGATTGCCGATTGTCAATCTTTTAAAATTGGATGAAGGCGAAAGTATTCAGACTATTATCAATGTTGAGTCTGAACGCAGTGATGATGCTTATCTCTTCTTCACAACCCGTCATGGCATTGTGAAGAGAACCAGCGTCAAGGAATTTGCTAACATTCGTCAGAATGGACTCAAGGCTTTGAACCTCAAGGATGAAGATGAGTTGATTAATGTATTGTTGACGGAAGAAGACACGGATATTATCATTGGTACAAAGTTTGGTTATGCAGTTCGCTTTAATCAATCAGCTGTTCGTGGTATGAGTCGTATCGCTACGGGTGTGAAAGGTGTTAATCTCCGTGACGGAGACACAGTTGTTGGTGCTAGTGTGATTACAGACCAGGACGAAGTTCTTATCATCACTGAAAAAGGATATGGTAAGCGCACCGTTGCGACTGAATATCCAACAAAAGGTCGTGGTGGTAAAGGGATGCAAACTGCTAAAATTACTGAAAAGAATGGTTCCCTTGCTGGTCTTATGACAGTTAAAGGTGATGAAGATTTGATGATTATCACTGATACTGGTGTCATGATTCGAACTAACGTTGCCAATATTTCACAAACAGGTCGCTCAACTATGGGAGTTAAAGTGATGCGCCTGGACCAAGATGCTAAAATTGTAACCTTTACTACGGTTGCAGCGGCAGAAAAAGAAGAAGTTGGGACAGAAAACGAAACAGAAGGTGAAGCATAA
- a CDS encoding class A sortase, with the protein MSHKKNNKKIKRKNLLTNILAVFLILISIALIFNAKIRDAFIAWNSNKYQVSQVSKEKIEENQDTEGNFDFDSVKAISSEAVLASQWDNQKLPVIGGIAIPELEINLPIFKGIANVNLLYGAGTMKRDQEMGKGNYSLASHHIFTGDNASQMLFSPLDRAKKGMKIHLTDKNKVYTYEISEVKRVTPDRVDEIDDRTGVDEITLVTCEDAAATERIIVKGDLKETKDYSQTSDEILTAFNQPYKQFY; encoded by the coding sequence ATGTCTCATAAAAAGAATAATAAGAAAATCAAACGAAAAAATCTGCTGACAAATATCTTGGCTGTATTTCTCATACTGATCTCTATTGCTTTAATTTTTAATGCAAAGATTCGTGATGCATTTATTGCTTGGAATAGTAATAAATACCAAGTTAGTCAAGTATCAAAAGAAAAAATAGAAGAAAATCAGGACACAGAGGGAAATTTTGATTTTGATTCAGTAAAAGCCATTTCCTCTGAAGCTGTTTTAGCCTCTCAATGGGATAATCAAAAATTACCTGTTATCGGAGGAATTGCAATACCTGAGCTTGAAATTAATTTACCTATCTTTAAGGGGATTGCAAATGTCAATCTTTTATACGGTGCGGGTACCATGAAGCGTGACCAAGAAATGGGTAAAGGGAATTATTCATTAGCTAGCCATCATATTTTCACAGGTGATAATGCTAGTCAGATGCTTTTTTCTCCACTAGATCGTGCGAAAAAAGGGATGAAAATTCACTTGACAGATAAGAATAAAGTGTATACCTATGAAATTAGTGAAGTGAAACGAGTTACACCAGATAGAGTAGATGAAATTGATGACCGAACTGGTGTTGATGAAATTACTTTAGTAACTTGTGAGGATGCAGCAGCTACTGAGCGGATCATTGTAAAGGGTGATTTGAAAGAAACAAAAGATTATTCACAAACATCTGACGAAATTTTGACAGCCTTCAATCAACCATATAAACAATTTTATTAG
- the truB gene encoding tRNA pseudouridine(55) synthase TruB: MNGIINLKKEAGMTSHDAVFKLRKILGTKKIGHGGTLDPDVVGVLPIAVGKATRMVEFMQDEGKVYEGEITLGYSTTTEDASGEVVAETPVLSPLDEKLVDEAIASLTGPITQIPPMYSAVKVNGRKLYEYARAGQEVERPERQVTIYQFERTSPISYEGHLARFTFRVKCSKGTYIRTLSVDLGEKLGYAAHMSHLTRTSAAGLQLEDALTLEEIAAKVGAGQLDFLHPLEIGTGDLVKVFLTQEEATEVRFGRFIELEQSDKELAAFEGDKLLAILEKRDNLYKPRKVFS, from the coding sequence ATGAACGGTATTATCAACTTAAAAAAAGAAGCAGGGATGACCTCGCATGATGCGGTTTTTAAACTGCGTAAGATTTTGGGAACAAAGAAAATTGGTCATGGTGGGACCTTGGATCCGGATGTGGTGGGTGTTTTGCCTATTGCAGTTGGCAAGGCAACCCGCATGGTCGAGTTTATGCAGGACGAGGGCAAGGTCTATGAGGGGGAAATCACTCTTGGCTATTCAACGACGACAGAGGATGCTAGTGGGGAAGTGGTCGCAGAGACACCTGTTTTATCGCCCTTGGATGAAAAGCTTGTCGATGAAGCGATTGCTAGCTTGACTGGGCCTATTACCCAGATACCACCTATGTATTCGGCTGTTAAGGTTAATGGTCGCAAACTCTATGAGTATGCGCGTGCAGGTCAAGAAGTAGAGCGTCCAGAGCGTCAGGTGACCATTTATCAATTTGAGCGGACAAGTCCAATTTCTTATGAGGGTCATCTTGCACGCTTTACTTTTCGTGTAAAATGCAGTAAAGGGACTTACATCCGTACATTGTCAGTTGATTTGGGAGAGAAGCTTGGTTATGCGGCCCATATGTCTCACCTGACTCGAACTAGTGCAGCTGGTTTACAGTTAGAAGATGCTCTTACCTTGGAAGAAATTGCTGCAAAAGTGGGGGCTGGCCAATTGGACTTTCTTCATCCTCTAGAGATTGGGACAGGAGACCTTGTCAAAGTTTTCCTAACTCAAGAAGAGGCTACAGAAGTACGCTTTGGTCGTTTTATTGAGTTAGAACAGTCGGATAAGGAATTAGCTGCTTTTGAAGGAGATAAATTGTTAGCTATTCTAGAAAAACGGGACAATCTCTACAAGCCAAGGAAGGTTTTTAGCTAG
- a CDS encoding DUF2130 domain-containing protein, whose amino-acid sequence MNEIKCPNCGEVFTVNESQYAELLSQVRTAEFDKELHDRMKQELALVEQKAMNEQQSKLAQKDQEIAQLQSQIQNFDTEKELAKKEVEQTSHQALLEKDKEVQALENQLATLRLEHENQLQKTLSDLEKERDQVKNQLLLQEKENELSLASVKQNYEAQLKAASEQVEFYKNFKAQQSTKAIGESLEQYAESEFNKVRSFAFPNAYFEKDNKVSARGSKGDFIFRECDENGVEIISIMFEMKNEADETEKKHKNADFYKELDKDRREKNCEYAVLVTMLEADNDYFNTGIVDVSHEYEKMYVVRPQFFIQLIGLLRNAALNSLKYKQELALVREQNIDITHFEEDLDAFKQAFAKNYNSASTNFGKAIDEIDKAIKRMEEVKKFLTTSENQLRLANNKLEDVSVKKLTRKNPTMKAKFEALKGE is encoded by the coding sequence ATGAACGAAATCAAATGTCCTAACTGTGGGGAAGTCTTTACAGTAAATGAAAGTCAGTATGCCGAACTTTTATCCCAAGTGAGAACAGCAGAGTTTGATAAGGAATTGCACGATCGGATGAAGCAGGAACTGGCTTTGGTTGAGCAAAAGGCAATGAATGAACAACAGTCTAAACTAGCTCAAAAAGACCAAGAAATTGCGCAATTACAGAGTCAAATCCAAAACTTTGATACAGAAAAAGAATTGGCCAAGAAAGAGGTTGAACAGACAAGCCATCAGGCTTTATTAGAAAAGGACAAGGAAGTACAGGCCTTGGAAAACCAGTTGGCGACCTTGCGTTTGGAGCATGAAAATCAACTACAGAAGACCCTATCTGACCTAGAAAAAGAACGCGATCAGGTCAAAAATCAACTCCTTTTGCAAGAAAAGGAAAATGAGTTATCTTTGGCTTCTGTTAAGCAAAACTATGAAGCCCAGCTTAAAGCAGCTAGTGAACAAGTCGAATTTTATAAGAATTTCAAGGCACAGCAGTCTACAAAAGCTATCGGGGAAAGTCTGGAACAGTATGCAGAGAGTGAGTTTAACAAGGTCCGTAGTTTTGCCTTTCCAAATGCCTACTTTGAGAAGGATAACAAGGTCTCCGCGCGTGGGTCTAAGGGAGACTTTATCTTCCGTGAATGTGATGAAAATGGGGTTGAAATCATTTCTATCATGTTTGAGATGAAAAATGAAGCAGATGAAACAGAGAAGAAGCACAAGAATGCCGATTTTTATAAGGAATTGGATAAGGACCGTCGTGAAAAGAATTGCGAATATGCTGTTTTGGTGACCATGCTAGAGGCCGATAATGACTACTTTAATACGGGGATTGTTGATGTCAGCCACGAGTATGAAAAGATGTATGTGGTTCGTCCTCAATTCTTTATCCAGTTGATTGGGCTCTTGCGTAATGCTGCGCTTAATTCTCTTAAATATAAGCAGGAGTTGGCCTTGGTTCGTGAGCAAAATATTGATATTACTCATTTTGAAGAAGACTTGGATGCCTTTAAACAGGCCTTTGCTAAGAACTATAATTCAGCTTCGACTAACTTTGGCAAAGCTATCGATGAAATTGACAAGGCCATAAAACGGATGGAAGAGGTTAAGAAATTCCTAACTACATCCGAAAACCAACTCCGTCTAGCGAACAATAAATTGGAAGATGTTTCTGTTAAAAAATTGACCCGTAAAAATCCAACCATGAAAGCGAAGTTTGAAGCATTGAAGGGGGAGTAG
- a CDS encoding O-acetylhomoserine aminocarboxypropyltransferase/cysteine synthase family protein — MTRDLKFETLQLHAGQVVDPATKSRAVPIYQTTSFVFDDTQEGADLFALRKPGNIYTRITNPTTAAFEERIAALEGGVGALATASGMAAVTYTILALAHAGDHVVAASTIYGGTFNLLKETLPRYGITTTFVDVDNLEEVEAAIKDNTKLVLIETLGNPLINIPDLEKLAEIAHKHQIPLVSDNTFATPYLINVFSHGVDIAIHSATKFIGGHGTTIGGVIVDSGRFDWAASGKFPQFVEEDPSYHNLSYTRDVGAAAFIIAVRVQLLRDTGAALSPFNAFLLLQGLETLSLRVERHVQNAEKIVDFLVNHPKVEKVNYPKLADSPYHALAEKYLPKGVGSIFTFHVKGGEAEAREVIDHLEIFSDLANVADAKSLVVHPATTTHGQLSEKDLEAAGVTPNQIRLSIGLENVDDLIEDLRLALEKI, encoded by the coding sequence ATGACTCGTGATTTAAAATTTGAAACCTTACAATTGCATGCTGGGCAAGTAGTTGATCCAGCAACTAAGTCTCGTGCAGTACCGATTTATCAAACAACATCCTTTGTTTTTGATGACACGCAGGAAGGTGCCGATTTGTTTGCCTTGAGAAAACCAGGGAACATTTATACTCGTATCACCAACCCTACAACAGCTGCCTTTGAAGAAAGAATTGCTGCCCTTGAAGGTGGTGTCGGAGCTCTTGCAACCGCATCAGGTATGGCTGCAGTGACTTATACGATTTTGGCGCTTGCCCATGCAGGTGACCATGTAGTGGCAGCATCAACTATTTACGGTGGAACCTTCAATCTCTTGAAAGAAACCCTTCCTCGTTATGGTATCACAACAACCTTTGTGGACGTGGATAATTTAGAGGAAGTGGAAGCAGCGATCAAAGACAATACCAAGCTTGTCTTGATTGAAACCTTGGGCAATCCCTTGATTAACATTCCTGACTTGGAAAAATTGGCTGAGATTGCTCATAAACATCAGATTCCACTTGTTTCCGATAATACCTTTGCTACACCTTATTTGATTAACGTTTTTTCTCACGGTGTAGATATTGCCATTCACTCTGCGACTAAGTTTATCGGTGGACATGGTACGACAATTGGAGGAGTGATTGTCGATAGCGGGCGTTTTGATTGGGCAGCTTCAGGAAAATTCCCTCAATTTGTTGAGGAAGACCCAAGCTACCACAATTTGAGCTATACTCGTGATGTGGGGGCAGCAGCCTTTATTATCGCTGTCCGTGTTCAATTGCTTCGTGATACAGGTGCAGCCTTGTCACCATTCAATGCCTTTCTCTTGCTCCAAGGACTTGAAACCCTGTCACTTCGAGTGGAACGCCATGTACAAAATGCAGAGAAAATTGTTGATTTCCTTGTTAACCATCCTAAGGTAGAAAAGGTCAATTATCCAAAACTTGCAGATAGTCCTTACCATGCCTTGGCTGAGAAATATTTACCAAAAGGTGTGGGTTCCATCTTTACCTTCCATGTCAAAGGTGGGGAGGCCGAAGCCCGCGAGGTAATTGATCATTTAGAAATCTTTTCTGACCTAGCAAATGTGGCAGATGCCAAATCGCTTGTTGTCCATCCAGCAACAACCACTCATGGTCAATTGTCAGAAAAGGACCTAGAAGCAGCAGGTGTTACACCAAACCAAATCCGCTTGTCTATCGGACTTGAAAATGTAGATGATTTGATTGAAGACTTGCGCTTGGCCTTGGAAAAAATTTAA